The following is a genomic window from Pseudopipra pipra isolate bDixPip1 chromosome 2, bDixPip1.hap1, whole genome shotgun sequence.
AGAACACTTCAGTTAAAAACTAAGCTTCCCTCCCTTTATTGTGTTTATTATGTTTGGCCAAATACACAAAGCAGTTGTAAAATGCACAATATAATCATCTGCCTGTTTTCAGCAAGATACTTCAAAATTCCTCAGTGTGAAATGTTTCTCTGACATGCATCAGGGAAAGAAGGAACAATCAATTTTTATCAGTTTCACTGCAGAGAACAGCAAGGGACCTCATGGATGCTCTTGCTCAGATTGCTTTGCTTGCTTCAGAGATATCCCTGCTATCTTTGTCAACAAAAGGCCTTCGAAGTGGACTAATAAGGGCTGTTGATAAGCAGATCTAATGTGCCTGGATACTCATGACTAGAATTATACATCACAGTGTCCAGCAGCAAATAGTAGTAAGTCTTTTACTACAGTTCCAAAATATCCCTTGCAAAACGAAGGTAGGGTTAAGCGACATCACCTGGTGATATTTAAGTGTTTTTAGAGCTGTCTCTCCTCAGTTTCTGCTTAATCATTGAGAAGGACCTCAAAAAAATCATCAAGGAAACTCCCTGGCCCCAACATCAAGACAAACTGTACCAGCTTCAGTCTCAGTAGATGCCAGCTGGCCTCTTCTTGCAGAACACCAGTGGTGGAGGTTACCTCATCTTCCCTGGGTGCCACTTCTCCTGCTATTGAAGGGGGTTTCCCGAAGTCTGAGCCACAGCACCTGTGTTGCAGTTCAAGCCTGTAACTTCTTGTCTGACTCCTTGAAGGATAAGGGCCTGGAAAACATCCCACCTTCCTCCCTGCAATCTGCTTCATTGGTGTTTTAAAGCCAGGGTGCCCAACTCAGAGGTGTAAATGAGCTATTTCTGAGTTCAGTGCACCCTCACAAACAGAGGTCCCCCTTTAATATCGATGCCCCCCTCCCACCTCACCATGCCCTGTTTCCGCATTTCCAAACCTTCAGTCCTATCATCTTTCTTTCCCAAATCATCCACCCACATAATCCCTTCCCCCAGATGTAATCTCTCCCATTCAACCCCATGCCTGACCCCCTCTCACCCCCTGCCTGACCCTTACAACACATACACTGCTTTGGTGTCAGCAACCAGTTGCACCGAGGAGGTTTTGGCTGCTGGGGTGAAGAAATAGTGCGTCCTCAGCAGGGAagctgtgggcagagctgccctggccCTCTTGGTGTCACTGTGCTTTCTACATCACTTGTCAGTCAGGTCACACCTCCCCCTTGCTCACCGGGAGGAGAGGCTGCCTTTCTCCAGTCTGGAAGGCAGGAAAAGCGTTCTGAAAGCCAAATACATTCTGAAAGCCACGTACCTCACGTGACCCTTAAGTTTTAAATGTGTAATAGATGTGTCACTGGAGGCATCTGGCCAGGCTGTTTTGCCATCTGTATGTGTTTATTGAGAGGGTGTCACCGATAGTAGCAATTAAATGTGATTTCTATGGCATTCCTGCTTTCAGAAACACTGCTTTTAGTCCCCTTCTTAATTTTTTGGGTCTCAAAATAATGGTAGCACTTTTTTTCTCATCAGTGTTTCCCTTTCTCGTGATTTACCTCGTGTCACTTggaatttttcttaattaaaaaaaacctccaagtgATTATTAAAGCATTAGGGCTTGAATACATGTCTGCAGTCAGTGGGCAAAGTGCAACATGTGGGTATCCATGGGGCTGGGAACACTTAAGACTGGTTGGTCCTCAGAGAAATGGTCCCTTTGGACAATATACAGAAAAATGGATGTGGAGAGAATTAGCCCCTGGCAAGTCATGTGATAGGAATGACTGTGAAgtgagcacacacacacctgtTATAAATACTAATACTGGAGTCTGTATGTGGTAGAATGTACTTGAAAATAATGACCCTTTTTCCACATAACCTCccttatttctctctctcttttgatCCTGCAGTTATTGCACTAGAGAAGAAGAACATCATCAGTAAACTCGGAGACAACGCTACACTAAGTTGCATTTATGACAAAAGAGACTTGCAATTAAAAAATCTACGGGTATATTGGCAAATCGCCGATCAAGTGAAGTGTTCAGTTGTGCATGCACTGGTCTCTGGTCAAGACAACTACAGCAATCAGTGTATTCACTTTAAAAACAGGACTCAGTTATTCTGGGACAGGTTGGAAAATGGTGATTTTTCTCTACTACTACTGAATGTCAGCCAGAGTGATAAACATACATACAAATGTATAgtacaggagaaaaaagaatttcCCAAAGTGGTTCACCAGGCAGAAGTGGTTCTCAGTTTAGCAGGTAAGAACTTGTGGCACACATATTTGCCCAAAttctcatttcagtttttcaaatTCATACTActtctatattatatttaaGCACACCCTTGGAAACATACTTCAGCCCTTTGCTGAAATGATGTGTGCTTAACTTAAATATTACAGACAGGGAATCTAAACCTGGGAGAATACCTGTAACAACTGTTTACCCagtgtgtgtttcttttcctcttgtttttcattaatattaaGACTCTTGCATATGACTGGGTGACAGCAGCTTAAGAAGTTGCTTTCTTCCTCTGGGTTTGGCTTTAGCTTTCTGCCCTTCCAGTAATTCTCTCAGCTCTCTGGGCTGAGAGAACCTGCAGGTGTTTCCCTTTCAAGTTATGAAGGCCATGTGAAACCCAGAAGTTCTGCTTCAGAGCCCACATCAGAATTTTGTCTTCTCAATATGTTTCAAAGTATCAGCGgctgtttcttcttctcttgCTCTCCAGCTAGTTACAGCCAACCAATACTCAGTGGACCAATAAGAAACAGTACTGGAGAGGAGGTGACTTTCAGCTGCAGGTCTGGCAATGGATACCCAAAGCCCAATGTTTACTGgataaataaaatgaacaacAGTCTCCTGAACGCATCAACGCTGGAGATCATCTCCCACGCCGACGGCACCTACAGCGTTTTCAGCACCCTGACGGTGAAAGCCACTTCCAACATGCAAATAGAGTGCTCCatagaaaatgaaatgctgCAGGAAAATCTATCAGCCAATTGTAAGTCCCTTCACGCTGCTTCATGTTTTCTAGATAGCAGGAACATCAACCCACGGTGCATCTCTGTCCGTAGATACACACTAACAAGGCCTATGTGTTAATTCAGTAGTTCCAAGAGGTGCTGAGAAGAGCTCAGGTTTTGTTTCAAGCTAATTATGCCTAGCCATGCATTTTATGTTTACTTCTTTCACACTGAAGTGAATACCCCATAAAGTGTATGATGACAACAGCTCCTAGGAGCTCTTGCACACCGGGCAGTCACTGTGCTTTACTCTTTGGTTCCTCGGGAACATGCTGACTTGGGGAATTAAGTTATTTTTCAAGGGCCACCATACAGCAGATCCATGATTTCTGACCGCCTACCCAACTGCTTTGCAGCTCTCATATTTACTTTTTACTCTGCCTAGTTTCAAAGTTCAGTTTTCAGTCTCCAAAACTCATTTCATTACAGTGCACTAAGTAGACCTGCAGAAATGTGGGTAATGTTAGCTGAATAGAACAATACACCTAATAGCACAAGTATAATATGCTATTTATTGCTGATGTGAGTGATCAATAGTAAAAGCAAGTATTTAGCACTCAACTCTTCACAAAATCAGAAAgctattaaaaaggaaaaaaaaaaagaaaactataaaGTTAGAGCTATAGTACCACTGCTGGAGGTCATTATTTCAAACAAAACTGTGTAGAGAAGCTGTATGGAGTGGGAAGGCTTACCTGGAGGTGGCTCTTTGATCTCCCTGCAATTCCTGGTCCTACCTCCAGCTACCTCTTTCTCTCACAGGTTTCTGCACTCTGGTGCAAGGAGGTTGGACTGTTTGCATAACTGTAGCTGGATACCCACAGCTTGTGTACCTGAACACTCCAAGGAATCACATACTCTGGACTTAACAACATGGATCCCACAAACATAGGCAAACTACATAAACTATTTCCAGGAACAAAAACTGTGCACACGAGCAAAAGTTGCACAGtagattttttaaatgataaTATACCATGCTGTCATCCcaaattaaaggaaaactgAGTAACCTTGTCATTAGTTTCCTAATGGCATTCTGTCATATTGTCTTCTGGGGGAAAAGACCTTCATATTACtagtttctgtttgtttttaaaagcacatgACACTTGAAATAGTTAAGGGATGCGATTTAAAACCTTCAGTTTGCAGCAGTAGGTGAAGATTCTCCATTAATTTCAGGGAAACAGGTTTTCACTCACTTTTCTGAATACATTGAGATTTACATTATAGATTCtgtatagatttatttttaactgagtCTAAGTACAAGCCCAAACATAAAGTCTCTCAAGGCTGgcaggaaagaacaaaaaagaagaaagaaggatgGATGCAGTGTGATGAAAGGGAAGAGTAAACTGGTATTGTATTATTAGACATTATTAGCTGGAGGTGTGCCTTGCTCAGGAGAAATCAGCAGTATCACAGTGATACAAATACCACAAATATTTAATCcctcagaatttttttatatatgtataatttgGTGAATTATTTGCCTGGTATGAAATGTGAACATTTACACCTTATTACATCCcctttctattttattctaGACACggagcagaagcaaagcaatGGTTCTAGCACAGAAaacctaggaaaaaaaggaagacttgCTCAAGCAGCTGGCATCATTTGCATTGTCATTCTGATAGGCGTTCTAGCTGTTTTAATCTGCTGGCTGTGGAGACGGAGGTCCTCCCATCTGGTGTCCTATACAGGTAATGAGACACTTCATTTGCACGACCAAATGTCTTAAGAATTCTTTTTCACTTACAAATATACTTCATGTTATCCATTGTGTCAGTGGTAGGTACGACTAAGCTGCCTGCACACAGGGAAATGCACGCTGCAGGAAACTGTGCTGTTTTCAAAAACCTGTGGTGCCCTGGGGACGACACATAGCATCCCAGGGCATGTTATTCTTTatggttttctgcttttgtgcCTGAGCCTCACAGGAGTTAGCTGCTGGATGTGAGAGTAACTCAGACTTTGTGCCTGTTCAGGCCATAGTTTGTCAGCTGTGATCCCTGCAGGCTGTTTCTGGACAGATGGAGGGGATACTCCTCCATGGAATAGAGCTGGGTTCAGTAGCTTGCTCTGCTTAGCACAGTCTGAAGCAGAAATCAGAGCATAATTCAATCCTGAGAGCTTTAGGGTCACTGGCTGGAAAATTAAGGGTCAGGATCCCACCAGGATCAAGCGGATTTCTACAGAAATACAGCTTGTCTCACTGTCACACGTGTACTCTTGTGTTGCTGCATGACATCAATGCTTGGCCTAACAGAACAAAAGGGAGCTCTAAAAGAGGTCTTGTGAACCAGACTGAGTCTGCCAAGCTATCTGAGTACTTGCTGTTAGCTACTTTGCAGCTGTACAGGAGCTAACACCTGAAAAAAGGGAGCAGGGACAACCAGACTTTTCATGGACAAGGACAATCCTTGTTTTCAATCCATACCCTCTTCCTTCATGCTAGCAAGCCTGGGTGCCTCAGAAAAGAGCAGGAGAAAGCAGGGTAGTGATCTTGTCcagcatctgcagcagctgttCTAGAAGTTGCGTCCTTCTCTCGGAAACAACCCAAGGGAGGTGCAGGACTCTGTCCCAAGACATGGAGCAGGGCTATTACCTCATTATTTTATTATCCAAATCTGTCCTTCCTGAAATAGTAACCTATATTGTAAGACAATGGAGTAAGGACTGCATTTTGCTCTTCAAAGAGCAGTTAGCACATTGAACCCTCAGCATTGGTGGATGTTGATTAATATTAATCTCATTTGGATAAACACTATAGTTATCTACCCTACATGCTTAAACCTGTGAATTTGTTTCAACAGATGTCCCACCAAATGAATACAGAGAAGGACCCAACCGtaagtattaaaaatatattactgtATTTGTCTCAAGAGTGACTTAACTTCAAAGCTTTAGTACTCAAGTTTAGCACAAAGCCTTTAGATTAGACTTGCTGGATGTTATAACTCAAGCATGTAAAGTAGGAGCCCTGCTTCTTCTGTCAGCCCTTTCCTCAAGGTCTGTAAGTGTTGACAAAGGCAGCCTGAGAGTCTTAGTTCCCAAAAATTCCTTCAACAGTTCAGGCCAAAGGACATGACAAATCAACAGGGAACATGGAGCATACAGGCTGAAGCC
Proteins encoded in this region:
- the ICOSLG gene encoding ICOS ligand isoform X2 gives rise to the protein MDPRGYGFLLLLLHLLRAVIALEKKNIISKLGDNATLSCIYDKRDLQLKNLRVYWQIADQVKCSVVHALVSGQDNYSNQCIHFKNRTQLFWDRLENGDFSLLLLNVSQSDKHTYKCIVQEKKEFPKVVHQAEVVLSLAASYSQPILSGPIRNSTGEEVTFSCRSGNGYPKPNVYWINKMNNSLLNASTLEIISHADGTYSVFSTLTVKATSNMQIECSIENEMLQENLSANYTEQKQSNGSSTENLGKKGRLAQAAGIICIVILIGVLAVLICWLWRRRSSHLVSYTDVPPNEYREGPNLPA
- the ICOSLG gene encoding ICOS ligand isoform X1, which gives rise to MYLKIMTLFPHNLPYFSLSFDPAVIALEKKNIISKLGDNATLSCIYDKRDLQLKNLRVYWQIADQVKCSVVHALVSGQDNYSNQCIHFKNRTQLFWDRLENGDFSLLLLNVSQSDKHTYKCIVQEKKEFPKVVHQAEVVLSLAASYSQPILSGPIRNSTGEEVTFSCRSGNGYPKPNVYWINKMNNSLLNASTLEIISHADGTYSVFSTLTVKATSNMQIECSIENEMLQENLSANYTEQKQSNGSSTENLGKKGRLAQAAGIICIVILIGVLAVLICWLWRRRSSHLVSYTDVPPNEYREGPNLPA